In the Halorubrum ruber genome, CCGTGATCGTGTCGTGGCGGTAGCCCCCGATCTCCCGGACGCGGTCGGTCCGGAACACGCCGAACGCACCGGAGATGAGGATCAGCCCCTTGAGCCGGGCGAGCCCGAGCCGCCCGGAGTAAAAGGCCCGCAGGTATTCCATCACCTGGACGCCGGCAAGGCCGGTCTTCGGCAGTTTGGTCTCTTTTACTTGGCCGTCTTGGACGACGCAGTCGTTGGCCACCCGGATGGTCCCGCCGCTGGCGACCGTCCGCGAGGGCTCCTCGAGGAACGGCGCGACGACGTCGAGCAGCGCGTCGCGGTCGATCACGGTGTCAGCGTCGACCGCGCAGAACAGCTCCTGGTCGGTGAGCCAGACCCCGGCGTTGAGCGCGTCGCTTTTGCCGCCGTTCTCCTTGTCGACGACCAGCAGGTTCTCGTGGGTCGCCGAGCGGTACACCCCGCGGATCGGTTCCGAGGGCACGTCGTATGGCACCTCGGCGTCGACGGGCCGCAACCCGAACGCCTCTTCGAGCCGGTCGAGGGTGGCGTCCGACGAGCCGTCGTTGACGACGACGATCTCCTGGTCGGGATAGTTGAGCGCCAGCATCGAGCGCACGCTCTCGACGATGTTCGCCGCCTCGTTGTACGCCGGCACGACCATCGCGACGCCCGGATAAAACGGGCTGTCGAACGCGCGGAACGACGGGTTCCACCCCGACTCGCGGACGTTGTCGCGGAGCTGGAACAGCGCGAGCACGTGGATCAGCAGGTAGCCGACGTTGATCAGCAGGTAGTACGTGACGATGAACACGCCCGACCCGACGACGAGCGTCGTCCCGACGCTCTCCAGCGTCGTCATCCGCGCACCTCGTCGCGGAGCCGGTCCCGGTCGCGGGAGATGTCTCGCGCGAGGCGGTCGAAGCGGGTGTGTTCGGCCGCCCAGTCCCACGCGACGTCGAAGGGCGGCACAGCGGGGGCGGGCGTCTCCGGGTCGGGAGCGGACGGATCAGCGACCGCATCAGCCGACTGGTCCCCCGCCACGCCGGCGGAGTGCTGCGGCGGGTCGCTCGGCGCTGGCACGGCGTCCGGGCCGCGCTGGGCGACCAGCGTCTCGGCCGCGGCGACCTGCGCGCGCGGATCCGGATCGACCGTCCCGGCCGCCTCGATTGCCCCGAGCGCCGTCGCGTCGCCCCAGACCCCGAGCGCGCGATACGCGTCGGCGCGGACCGCCGGCGCCGGCTCGTCGGGGATCGCGTCGAGGTCGATCGCGTCGCGGAGCCGACGGTTCCAGCCGTACGCGCCCAGCGCCCGCCACGCGGCCGCCCGCACGCTCGGATCCGCGCTCGACAGCGCCGCGACGACCCACGAGAGGTCGGCGCCGCCAACCACGGTTGTGAGATGGCGGACGACGAGCAGCGCCTGCCGCTGGAGTGCCGGCGGCCACGTCGGGAAGTCGGCGGCCGCCCGCTCGAAGAACGGGCTCGGGTTGCCCTCGGCGACGCGGTACAGCGTGTCGACGCCGAACACCGAGAACGGGTCGGGGTCGTCACGGAGCAGGAGGTCGACGCCAGTTGTCGCGCAGTCGTCCGTCCTGGCCGCGTACAGCACCCGGGCGGCAGCGGCGCGCTCGCGTGGCGTCTCGGTACAGTGCGCTCGAAGCAGGTCGCGGTCAGGGGCGTCGCGGAGCAGCGTGAGCCAGACGAGGGCGTGGCTGCGGTCCCAGTAGTCGCCGGCCGCGATCTCACGGCGGGCCCGCTCATTGATTCCGAGCGCGCGGCCGAGCCCGGCCAGTTTCTCGGCGTCGCGGCCGTCGAGCTCGCGGAGATACACGTCGAGGACGGATTCGAGCTCGTCGCGTTCGGCCGCCGAGAGGCCGGTAACCCATGCGTCCCAAGCCGGCTCGTCGCGCCCGTAAAGCCGGTCGAGCAGTTCGCCGCGGAGCGCGGCGCGCATCGGCTCCCGTCGCCGGCGTCGGCGAGCCGCGAGGACCGAGTAGCCGAGGGTCACGAGCCCCGCCGCGAGCAACAGCGAACCGAGCACGAGGACGCCGATGGTGAGTACCCGCGACTGAGAGCCGGCGAGTGGACCGTAGAGGGACGCGACCACGGTCGAAGGCGCGAACAGCACTCTTACCTCCCGACCAGTCGGTCGATGCGGGCCAGCAGCTCGTTCGGGCTGAACGGCTTCGTGAGGTACTCGTCGGCCCCGGAGTCGAGCCCCGCTAACACGTCGGCCTCCTGGCCGCGCGAAGTGAGCATCACGACGGGCACGTCGGGGTCGACCGCGAGCTCGCCGCGCCGGATCGTCCGCAGCACCTGGGTCCCTTTCATCCGTGGCATCATCACGTCGAGGACGACGACATCCGGGGCCGCGCCGTTCTCGTTTAGCGCCTGCCGGCACTCCTCGCCGTCGTGACACACCGTCAGCTCGTAGCCCGCGTTCGACAGCTTGTACTGGAGGATCGACCGGATCGTCTCGTCGTCGTCCGCGATGACGGCCGATTTCGACACACAGAGTATAGACACGTTACTCTACTTGACTCTTCTCCAACGGTACGGTATCGCGCGAACGATTTAACACCCGGACGGGCGAGGTGTACGATATGGCTACCGACTCCGTGACCGCGGTGATCCTCGCCGCGGGCGAGGGCCGACGGTTGGCGCCGCTGACGAACCGACGGCCCAAGCCGATGGTCCCCGTGGCGAACCGCCCCCTGCTCGAACACGTCGTCGAGGCCGTCACGGCGACCGACATCGACCGGATCGTCCTCGTCGTCGGCTACGAGCAGGAGCGCATCCGGAACCACTTCGGCGACGGCGACGACTGGGACGTGACGATCGAGTACGTCGAACAGACCACCCAGCTCGGTACCGGCCACGCCGTCCTCCAAGCCGAACCGGTCGTCGACGGCCCCTTCGTCGTGCTCAACGGCGACCGGATCGTGGACGCGTCGATCGTCTCGCAGATGCGCGACCGGGCGCGCGACGACGACCTCCCCGCGATGGCGGTCACGACCGCGGCGAACCCCCGCCAGTACGGCGTCGTCACCCTCGACGGCGACCGCGTGACCGGCATCGACGAGAAGCCGGAGGGCCCCGTCGAGACGAACCAGATCAACGCCGGTGTGTACGCCTTTTCGCCGGCCGTCTTCGACGCGATCCGCGAGACGCACGCGACCGGAGAGTTAGCGATCACGGCGACGCTCAACGATCTCGCCGGTGACGAGTCGCTGTCGGCGGTCCGGTATGACGGTCGCTGGCTCGACGTGTCGAACCTCTGGGACCTGCTCACCGTCAACGCGGGGCTGGTCGACGAGGCCACGGCGGCCGAGACCGTGGGCGCCAGCTTGGGTGCGTCAGTGACCGTCGCCGACGACGTGGCGCTCGCTGGCAACGTGCGCGTCGGGCCGAACGTCACGCTCGGCGGCAGCACCGCGATCGGGAGTAACGCGACGGTCGAGGCGGGCGCAGTCGTCGAGAACGCCGTGGTCTTCCCCGACGCCGTGATCGGCGCCGGGGCCGTGGTCCGGGACGCGATCGTCGCCGGCAACGCGCGGGTGGGGCCGAACGCGACGATCGCGGGCGAACCGGCGACGATCGTCGTCGGCGACGCGGTCCACCACAACGTGGAACTCGCGGGCGTGGTCGGGGACAACGCGACCGTCGGCGCCGGCGCGACGCTCACGGACGGCGCGGTCGTCGGCGACGACGTCAACGCCGACGCGGGAGTCGTGATCGACGACCGCGTTGAATCGGGCGCGGTCGTGCGGAGGGGGTAACCATGTGTGGGATTACCGGCTACATCGGTGACGGGATCGTACTGGACGACGGTGACGCGGACGGCGGCGAGGGCACCGCGAGCGACGGCGGGACCGCCGGCGTCGGCGACATCGTCCACGAGGGGCTCCGTAATCTGGAATACCGCGGCTACGACTCGGCGGGCGTCGCGCTCGTCGGCGAGACGAGCGGGCTCACCGTCGCGAAGCGGTCGGGCGAGGTCGACAACCTCACCGTCCCCGACGTGCCCGACGCGGCGCTCGGCGTCGGCCACACGCGCTGGAGCACCCACGGCCCGCCGACGGACGCCAACGCCCACCCGCACACCGACTGCGTCGGCGACGTTGCGGTCGTCCACAACGGGATCGTCGAGAACCACGAGACGCTCAAGCAAGAACTGGCCGACCACGAGTTCACGAGCGACACCGACACCGAGGTCATCCCGCACCTGATCGAGGAGGAACTCGCGACCGACCCCGGACTGGGCCTGCTCGACGCGGTCCGGAGCGTCGAGGACCGCTTGGAAGGGAGCTACGCGATCTGTGCGGTCCGCGAGGGCGACGACCGGATCGTCGTCGCGCGCCGCGGAAGCCCGCTCGTGTTAGGTCGCGACGACGACGCGACGTTCGTCGCCAGCGACGTGACGGCCTTCCTCGAACACACCCGCGACGTGACGTATCTCGAGGACGGCGACGTGGCGGCGCTGTCGGCCGAGGGTGTCGAGATTTACGCCGACGGCGACCTCGTCGACCGCGGCGTCGAAACGGTGACGTGGGAGGCCGACGCCGCTGAGAAGGGGGGCTACGAACACTACATGCGCAAGGAGATCCACGAGCAGCCCGAGGCCTTGCGTCAGACCATCGCGGGGCGGCTCGACGTCGACGGCGGCGACGTCGATCTGGACGTCTCCTTCCCGCCGGGCTTCCTCGCGGACCTCGAAGAGATCCAGATCGTCGCCTGCGGCACCTCCAACTACGCGGGGCGGTACGCCGCGCAGTTGTTCGAGGAGCTGTCGGGAGTGCGCGCGACCGTCGAGATCGCCAGCGAGTACGAGTTCGGCGCGGGGCGCAGTCCGGACCGGACGCTCGTCGTCGCGGTGACGCAGAGCGGCGAGACCGCCGACACGCTCGGCGCGGTCCGGCGCGCCAACGCCGCCGGCGCGCGGACGTTCGCCGTGACGAACACCCTCGGCAGCACCGTCACGCGCGAGGTCGACGACACCGCGTTCATCCGCGCCGGCCCCGAGATCGGTGTCGCGGCGACGAAGACGTTCGCCTCGCAGGTGGCGACGCTGACGATGCTCGCGGTGGCGATCGGCCGCGAACGCGGCGCGCTGGCCGCGGCCGACGCGCGGCCCGTCCTGGAGGGGCTCCGCGACCTCCCCGGCGCGGTCCAGCAGGTGCTCGACGCCGAGCCGAAGGTCCGCGAGGCCGCCAACGAGTACGGCGACAGCGAGGCGTTCTTTTTCGTTGGGCGGCAGCTTGGCGTTCCGGTGGCGCTGGAGGGCGCGCTGAAGCTCAAGGAGATCTCCTACGACCACGCTGAGGGATTCGCAGCGGGCGAGCTGAAACACGGACCGCTCGCTTTAGTGACGCCCGACACGCCCGTGTTAGCCGTCCTGACCGACGGGTCGCGCGCCGACGAGACGATGAACAACGTCACCGAGGCACAGACGCGCGGCGCGCCCGCCATCGGCTGTGTGTCCGCCGGTGAGGAGTACGCCACGCTGGACGTGTCGCTGCCGGTTCCGGACGTGGGTCTCGTCGAGCCGCTGGTTGCGAACGTCTACCTCCAGCTGTTCGCGTACCACGTGGCGAACGACAAGGGCCGGTCGATCGACAAACCGCGCAATCTGGCGAAAAGCGTGACCGTGGAGTGAGGCCGCGGTCGGCCACAAACAGACGGGAGAACCGTGGTCCGTTGCGGAGCGAGAGGATCGATTCTCTACGGCCTTTTACTAGCGCCGTGGACTGCTTCCGGACCTACGAAAGCCTCTCATTCGGCGACGCGACTATCGCTGTGTACATGAAGCGAGAGGGGATCGAATACCTCTACTCGTTTGACGACGACTTCGACGCGGTTCAGGGTATCACTCGGCCGGAGACGGCGGACGACTCCTGTCGCTGAAGCAGTCTCGACCGGTACCGCTCGGGGGATCGTCTCAAACTCACTCAGCGCTCCTCCCCTCATCCAGTTCCGTCCGCAGTTCTGTTGCCGCGCGCTCGAACTGATCGGTAAGATACTGCGTTCCCGAAGCCGCCCGCTCTTCGAGGAAGGAAACGGCGTCCGTGACCGCATTGGCCTTACGGTCGGTGGCCACGACACACGCAACATAGCCGTCGAGCGCGCGGGAGAACGCCTGCGAAAAGTGGTCGTACGCGCCGTCGACGCGATCCATGTTGTCGTCGAGCGACTCGACGAGCGCTCGGTACACCCCGGCCGCCGCCGCGTTTCGGCCTTCCTCGCGGTACTCATTCGCAAGGTTGAACCACTCCGCAAAGTCGATCGGCTCAAAGACGACGTAGTAGTCGGGATTCGTCTCCTCGAACCGCCGGTCGATAGCGGCGCGTAGCTCGTCGACCGACCGGGTTACCGGTTCGCCAAACCGGGCGAAGAACCGCTCGCGGAGGGTGACGTCGGTCGCCAGGACATCGCGGAGGAACGCTCGGAGGTCGTCGGGCTCTGTGCCATCAAGCGCGGCGTCGAGTCGGTCGCCCTCATCGAGCGGAACGTCCTCGACACAGCGGAGCAACACCGCGACGACGTGCTTACACGCGCCTGGGCCGTCGTACGGACAGCCACACCACGAGTCGAACCCCTCGGTGGCGAGATCGACGCGAACGTCGTACTGGCGACTCCCGCTCACGATAGCGGTCACAGTGTCGTCGACGCGGTGAATCTCGCGGATACGGCCCTCGGCGAGATAGGTCTCTCCGCGCTCGAAGACCGCGTCCGTACAGATCTCTCGAACCGCCTCCTCAGTCACGTCCATGGTCGCAAGTAGCGTTCCATCGCTACTTCGAAAAATTTGCGCTTAGATCGACAGAAGTCGCCCGAGCCAGCGCCGTGTTTGTCACTTCCCTTCGGCGACCAGCTGTTCCGTCCGACCCAAGTGAATGTCCCTCCCAACAGCGATTATGATCGAAATAATATTATCGTATACATAATAATTGACAGGGAAACGGAGATCGAGAGGCTCACGTCACACCTCTCTCGAGAAGAACGACAGCTCCTCGTTGTCTATGGACGGCGGCGAGTCGGGAAGACAACGCTAGTGACGACAGCGCTTGAGGAACTGGACATCGAGTCGGTTTACGCGCTCTTTTCGCGGTCGGGATTCACCGACGAACTCCGTACAACCGCCGCCGATCGGTCCGATTCATCCCTCTACGGGCTCGACGAACTCACAGATCTGTTCGAACGCACTCAGTGATGGTCACACCCCTGTATGCTCTCGTTGATGGCCTCACCGCCCACACTCCGTATCGAGCAACCCGAGGAAGCATTTGTATGCGGGGCTGTCTCCTCTCTGCTCGCTGCCGTTGGTCGCTCGCGGAGGAGAGAGACTTAGCGCCTCAATTCAGCGGATCGAACCAATCTCGTGAAAGAGATATCGGAGCTGCCTGTGATGGCAGTCACCAAGTCAGCCCTTCGTACGTGATTCCGTCCCGGCGC is a window encoding:
- a CDS encoding sugar phosphate nucleotidyltransferase, which translates into the protein MATDSVTAVILAAGEGRRLAPLTNRRPKPMVPVANRPLLEHVVEAVTATDIDRIVLVVGYEQERIRNHFGDGDDWDVTIEYVEQTTQLGTGHAVLQAEPVVDGPFVVLNGDRIVDASIVSQMRDRARDDDLPAMAVTTAANPRQYGVVTLDGDRVTGIDEKPEGPVETNQINAGVYAFSPAVFDAIRETHATGELAITATLNDLAGDESLSAVRYDGRWLDVSNLWDLLTVNAGLVDEATAAETVGASLGASVTVADDVALAGNVRVGPNVTLGGSTAIGSNATVEAGAVVENAVVFPDAVIGAGAVVRDAIVAGNARVGPNATIAGEPATIVVGDAVHHNVELAGVVGDNATVGAGATLTDGAVVGDDVNADAGVVIDDRVESGAVVRRG
- a CDS encoding PIN domain-containing protein, whose protein sequence is MDCFRTYESLSFGDATIAVYMKREGIEYLYSFDDDFDAVQGITRPETADDSCR
- the glmS gene encoding glutamine--fructose-6-phosphate transaminase (isomerizing) — its product is MCGITGYIGDGIVLDDGDADGGEGTASDGGTAGVGDIVHEGLRNLEYRGYDSAGVALVGETSGLTVAKRSGEVDNLTVPDVPDAALGVGHTRWSTHGPPTDANAHPHTDCVGDVAVVHNGIVENHETLKQELADHEFTSDTDTEVIPHLIEEELATDPGLGLLDAVRSVEDRLEGSYAICAVREGDDRIVVARRGSPLVLGRDDDATFVASDVTAFLEHTRDVTYLEDGDVAALSAEGVEIYADGDLVDRGVETVTWEADAAEKGGYEHYMRKEIHEQPEALRQTIAGRLDVDGGDVDLDVSFPPGFLADLEEIQIVACGTSNYAGRYAAQLFEELSGVRATVEIASEYEFGAGRSPDRTLVVAVTQSGETADTLGAVRRANAAGARTFAVTNTLGSTVTREVDDTAFIRAGPEIGVAATKTFASQVATLTMLAVAIGRERGALAAADARPVLEGLRDLPGAVQQVLDAEPKVREAANEYGDSEAFFFVGRQLGVPVALEGALKLKEISYDHAEGFAAGELKHGPLALVTPDTPVLAVLTDGSRADETMNNVTEAQTRGAPAIGCVSAGEEYATLDVSLPVPDVGLVEPLVANVYLQLFAYHVANDKGRSIDKPRNLAKSVTVE
- a CDS encoding ATP-binding protein codes for the protein MSLPFGDQLFRPTQVNVPPNSDYDRNNIIVYIIIDRETEIERLTSHLSREERQLLVVYGRRRVGKTTLVTTALEELDIESVYALFSRSGFTDELRTTAADRSDSSLYGLDELTDLFERTQ
- a CDS encoding response regulator transcription factor; this encodes MSKSAVIADDDETIRSILQYKLSNAGYELTVCHDGEECRQALNENGAAPDVVVLDVMMPRMKGTQVLRTIRRGELAVDPDVPVVMLTSRGQEADVLAGLDSGADEYLTKPFSPNELLARIDRLVGR
- a CDS encoding HEAT repeat domain-containing protein; protein product: MRAALRGELLDRLYGRDEPAWDAWVTGLSAAERDELESVLDVYLRELDGRDAEKLAGLGRALGINERARREIAAGDYWDRSHALVWLTLLRDAPDRDLLRAHCTETPRERAAAARVLYAARTDDCATTGVDLLLRDDPDPFSVFGVDTLYRVAEGNPSPFFERAAADFPTWPPALQRQALLVVRHLTTVVGGADLSWVVAALSSADPSVRAAAWRALGAYGWNRRLRDAIDLDAIPDEPAPAVRADAYRALGVWGDATALGAIEAAGTVDPDPRAQVAAAETLVAQRGPDAVPAPSDPPQHSAGVAGDQSADAVADPSAPDPETPAPAVPPFDVAWDWAAEHTRFDRLARDISRDRDRLRDEVRG
- a CDS encoding SWIM zinc finger family protein → MDVTEEAVREICTDAVFERGETYLAEGRIREIHRVDDTVTAIVSGSRQYDVRVDLATEGFDSWCGCPYDGPGACKHVVAVLLRCVEDVPLDEGDRLDAALDGTEPDDLRAFLRDVLATDVTLRERFFARFGEPVTRSVDELRAAIDRRFEETNPDYYVVFEPIDFAEWFNLANEYREEGRNAAAAGVYRALVESLDDNMDRVDGAYDHFSQAFSRALDGYVACVVATDRKANAVTDAVSFLEERAASGTQYLTDQFERAATELRTELDEGRSAE